CTCCCGGATATTTGATCAACCCCTGGCCATTCTTTCTACGTCTTCTTACCGAGGTGAGAGTCACGAACGATCGACCCTCGTTTTTGCCGATGACTTAACGAAAACGACACAGCATCTCGGCAGTCATATCCTCCTTGTGGATGATCTGGTTGATTCCGGTATCACCCTGCAAAAAACCTTGCCTTGGCTTAACCACAAATATGGGTTTTATGTCGAGGAAGTGCGTACTGCAGTGCTTTGGTACAAAGATTGCGCATGTATTAAGCCGGACTACTATGTAAAGCATTTACCGAATAACCCTTGGATTCATCAGCCTTTTGAAAGATACGAACAAATGCAACCGCAGGCGCTGGTGAAGTTAGATTGATTTGTTAGAATCTAAGTAAATTCCCGTGCATCACTCAAATTCTTGACGGTTTCGCTACGACGAGACCGTGATCTCCCGGAGTGTGATCTCCGGAACTTTACGGAATCCAATTCCATCTAGTTGTATCTAGTCTCGTATCGCTCGTTCAAATCCTCGCTCATTGCATGATGCAAACACCAGAAATCAAACGGTTAGGCAGTTACCTCGTCGATGCGGGCTTAGTCAGTCCGGCTCAAATCGATGTGGCACTCAATGACCAGGAATTTATGGATAGCATGCGCATTGGTGACATTTTGGTCACGCGCGGCTGGATTAAGCAGCAAACGCTGGACTATTTGGTTGATAAGATCATTGAGCCAGAACAGCAGATCGCGCGGCAATCCGGCTTAACCGATTCGCTACTCGTGCAATCTGGTGCGGTATCGCAAAATAATGTGCATGCGCCCCCATCGGTGACACCCAGCGTGACATCCCGTCAACCGCAGCAAACGGTGGCCCATGCGCGCTCCCTGGATGGTAATCGCATTATCGAAATTACGAAGCCCCATGTGACCCAGGCTCCTCAGGAGTCACCCACTGATCCCGGTAGTATCAATGAGCGGAAACCGCTTGCTTCTGTTCCTGGTGATGACGACGATATGAATTGGGTCGGATAGCGCGCCATCCCACTGCGCTGCTTTCACCTAGCGGATTTCACCGTTTGGCATGATTATCCCAGTAGGCCCGTTAGCCATAACCAGAGTGGCAGGGTGAATAGTAAGCCGCCGGTGCCGGTGGCAATGAGTGCAACTGCAAATTCAGGATCCAGACTATAGCTTTCGGCTAAGACTAATGTGGCAAAAGCTGGTGGCATCGCGGTTTGGAGCACGATGACTTGTTTGGCGATCGTTGGTATTGGCAGCGGTGCCGTAATCCCCCATATAAGCAGCGGCAACAGCAACATTTTGAGTCCCAGGGGGATCGCCGTCTGGCGGATTTGGTGGAGTGAGGTGAGTTGGCCAAGGCGCATACCAATGAGGATTAAGGCCAGACTGATGGCACCCCAGGCAATGCTCCTCAATCCCTGCTCGACGAATTCTGGCAGTGGATCCTGATAGATCAAGGCCAGCATAAATGTCCAGAGCGTGGGATTTTGCCAAATACGCGGCAATGTTGAGCTGCTGCCGGGTTTTCCTGGGCCATAGCGGCTAGCAATCATTGCCCCGACACCATAGGCGCCGAGCGTGGTGCCCAACAAGTCGTAGAACAAGGCCCAGGCAAAGCCGGTATTGCCAAATAAGCTCAAGGCAATGGGTAGACCTAAATAGCCGGTATTACCCACCATGGAAGCCAGTAGTATTGTGCCTTGGGTCGATCGTGCTGCAGTCAATCGATTGTGTTTGGGCTTACCCCAACGGAGCCACCAATACATTAGTCCCAAACCCGTCAGCATTGCGCCCCAAGCCGCCACCCCCGCGAGCCAAATTGAGTCGGATCGATCCGTCTGCCGCAGAAATACAAAGACACTAATCGGCACCCCAAATAAAAATAATCCTTTGCCTAAATAAACCGGAGTTTGTTTGGGTAGCCAATAACTGGCCAGCCAGCCGATCAATACACCCATCACTAAAGGCATGTATATTTGCACAAGCTTCGTTAATATCATTGAGGGCAATTGGGGGCGGCAAAAATCTAAATTTAACGTTTCCGAACTGAAAAGATTTAGGTACAATCTTTTCCCAAGCCGCTTAATTCGCAATTTATCGACAACTACCCGATCGTTCACCCGCTAGCATGGGAGTCTATCCTTGAGTAACCCTGGCCTACCCAGAAAATCCTCATCCAGACGGCAGTCCTCCGAGTTTGCATCCTTTGATGATATTCCCGAGGCCGAACGGGAAGCAGTGGATCTGCCGTCTGGCCCATCAGCTAATAAGATGGCTTGGTTCGGGATCACGGCGATCGGTCTGTTAATTGGTGGGATTGGCATCCTCACCTTGAGTCGTTTGGCTAGCGCACCGGCCAGTAATGCCGCCAAAGTCCTGACCAGTAAACCGGCTTCCAAGGCGGAGTTGGCAAAAGCGAAACCAGCGCCCGATGGCCGAGTCTTAAATCACTATCCCTACAAAGAGGCCGCGCAGGGCAACCTGGACCCCGTGACGGCCGACAATTCGATTCAGCTGCACTATAAAGCGGCTAAGGCCTATAAGCAAATGGCTGCCGATGCCCGTGTTGATGGTGTTTTGTTAGTGCCACTGTCGGGGTTTCGCAGTACCCAAATTCAGGAAGATTTATTTTTCAATGTCAGTCGTGAACGCAATCAGCGGCCCCAAGAGCGGGCGAGTGTGAGTGCGCCTCCCGGACATAGCGAACACCATACTGGGTATGCGATGGACATTGGTGATGCAAATGTCCCAGCGGTGAATCTCAGCCAAAACTTTGAAAGTACCGCTGCTTTCCGTTGGTTACAGGCGAATGCTGCCCGCTATAGCTTTGAGTTGTCATTTCCGAAGGGGAATGAGCAGGGTGTGAGCTACGAACCATGGCATTGGCGGTTTGTCGGGGACTCTGAGAGTCTGGCAACATTTTATAAGGCGCGGGAAGTTAAGCCTCAGGCAAACTAAGCCTCAGGCAAACTAGGCCTGATTGAAGACCGTGACTTTTGGTCTGCGAAAAATTTGGTTACGACAAATTTGCCTGCGACAAGCGAGTTGACTTTGCGGCTTGGAGCGTCCTGCTGCTTGTGCCCAGGTGGCCGGTGATCGAGCTATAAAAGGCGCAACCGACGGCTAATATAACGCCGATCCATTCGACTTCGTTCGTCTACGGGACTACAATGAAGAGAAGTGTTGCGAAATGTAAAGCGTCCCTATGTCTACTGCGGCTTCCCATTCTCAGGCTCAAACCGTCGTTGTTGTTGGTGCGGGTATCGGTGGACTAACGGCCGCAGCGTTGCTGGCCCATCGTGGCTATCAGGTAAAGGTATTTGACCAAGCGATCGTCCCGGGTGGTTGTGCTTCGACCTTCAAGCGCCAGGGATTTACCTTTGATGTGGGGGCAACCCAGGTTGCGGGGTTAGAGCCGGGCGGAATTCACCAGCGGATTTTTGCGGAGCTGGGGATTGACTTACCGGAATCAGTGCCCTGTGACCCGGCTTGTGCGGTGATGTTGCCGGGTGAAACGACGCCAATTAATGTGTGGCGTGATCCGGTGAAGTGGCAAGCGGAGCGTGAGCGCCAGTTTCCCGGCAGTGGGCCATTCTGGCAACTGATGGCGGATTTGTTTAAGGTTAGCTGGGAGTTTCAGGGACGTGATCCAGTCTTGCCACCGCGCAACCCGTGGGATTTGTGGCAATTAATCCAGGCGTTACGACCTGCCACGTTGATCACACTGCCCCATGCCTTCTCGACGGTGGGTGATGTGTTGCGATCGCTGGGACTAGATGGTGATCAACGGCTCAAAACTTTTCTGGATATGCAGCTCAAGCTCTATTCCCAAGTTGATGCTGATGAAACGGCTATGCTCTATGCTGCAACGGCCATGGCCGTTTCCCAGGAACCCTGTGGGCTATATCACTTGCAGGGCAGCATGCAGGTGCTGAGCGATCGATTAGTGGAAGCGTTGGTGCGTGATGGTGGCAGTCTGGCTATGCGTCATACGGTGACTGCAATGTCGGTTAACCAAGATCGTGTGACGAGCGTTACAGTTCGCAATCAGAAAACCAACGAAACTTGGGTAGAAAAAGCTGATCATGTGGTGGCAAACGTCACAGTTCAGGACTTAATGCGCCTTTTGGGAGAGCAAGCCCCCGCTGGATATCAGCGGCGCGTTGACAAGTTGTCTCCCGCTTCTGGCGCATTTGTGCTGTATCTCGGGGTAGACGAAGCTGCTGTACCAGACGATTGCCCGCCCCATCTGCAGTTTCTCTACGATCCGACTGGACCGATTGGCGAAAACAATTCACTGTTTGTTTCGGTTAGTCATAACGGTGATGGTCGTGCTCCCGTGGGCAAAGCGACGATTATCGCCTCGTCATTTGTCGAAACTCAAGCATGGCGCGGAATGTCATCAGAGCAATATGCGCAAATGAAGCAGCAGTATACCGATGAAGCAATTGCAAAGCTGGGGCAGTACTTCAATTTAGATGGCACGATCGTTTGCCAAGAAGCGGCAACACCCCGGACTTTCGCCCATTTTACGGCCCGCGAAGCGGGCGTTGTTGGGGGCGTGGGAATGCGGTTGAGTACGTTTGGGCCGTTTGGTTTTGCCAATCGCACCCCAATTCGTCAACTTTGGTTGGTAGGAGATTCGACTCATCCGGGAGAGGGAACTGCGGGCGTAAGTTACTCCGCATTAACTGTCGCGCGGCAGATTGCAGAATCCTAATTTTCCTCGACAATGGCAAATGAAAGTTGATCAATCGATGTTCGACCAAGTGCAGTGCTCAGTGCCTGCGCAAGGGACGTTGCGTTGATTGGTGTGTTGGACTGGATTTCTGCGGCCTGCTGGGCAATCACGCATCAATCACCTTCACGAATTGCCCTGCCTGAGGCTTTACTGCAATGTATTTCGTGCTGCTTAAGAGCATTACTTTACTGCTCACTGGTTTGAGCGGTTTTTTATTATTACTTTGTCTGTTGCTATTGCTCGAAACGATTGCGTTCTTGCTACCACCGCGCGCAGTTCAGCATCAATCTCTAGGGCCACAGCCACGGGCGGCGATCGTTATTCCGGCCCATGATGAAGAAGCGGTTTTGGCGGAGACGTTAGCGCCATTAACCCAGCTACCTTATCCCATCGTGTTGGTGGCAGATAACTGTAGCGATCGCACCGCAACAATTGGGCGAAATTTTGGCGCGTTGGTGATTGAGCGGCATAATCCATATCTGTTGGGGAAGGGCTATGCCATGGATTTTGGCATTGATTTCCTCAGTAAGACTCCCCCCGATGTTGTATTGTTCCTCGATGCTGATTGTCAGGTGCCGAATGCCGAAGTCATGCAGTTGATTGACTATGCGATCCAGTTTCAGCGACCGATTCAATCCGCCTATGTGATGCGGTTGCCGAGTGAACCAACCTCGAAACATCGAGTATCTGTATTTGCCTTTAAGTTTAAGAATCAAGTGCGGATGCACGGTCTGTCACGTTTGGGCGGTCCGACAGTATTGGCCGGCTCCGGGATGGCGTTTCCCTGGCATACGCTGGAAAACGTCAATTTAGCCAGTGGGGCGATTGTGGAAGATATGAAGCTGGGGATTGATCTGGCCATATCATCACGGCCCGTTTTGTTTTATCCCCATGCCACAGTCACGAGTGTGCTGCCCCAGAAAACAACCGCTGTGAATAGTCAGCGGACGCGCTGGGAGCATGGTCATCTGCAATCGATCGGCACCTATGTACCGAAGTTGCTAGTTGCGAGTTTGCGGCAACGTCGAGGCGATTTACTGTTATTAGCCTGGGATTTATGTATTCCACCGCTATCACTCATGGTGATGCTTTGGGCAATGAGTTTAGGGGTGATTACGCTAGCCTATAGCTTTGGGATGGCCGAGTTGGCCTTTAACTTGATCCTCATGGCGGGGGTGATGCTGCTATCGGCGATTCTGCTCGCTTGGCAGCGGATTGGCCGGACAGACTTGCCGCTTCGGGATTTGCTGCGAATTCCCTTCTATGTTTTGGGTAAGGTGCCGTTGTACCTGCGCTTTATGACTGACCGGCAAGAAGCCTGGGAGCGGACCGAACGCGATCGCGTCGAATCATCCTCATCCATCTCGTTATCATCAAAAAACTAAATCGCGCGGTTTGCGATCCGGTGCTAGGGTTGGCTGTAGGGCGGTTGATTGCATGTTATGTCGATCACATTTGCCCGCTGTAGCCCCTGCTTAGGAAGACTGTGAACCCGCGATGCAGATCGACTTTCACCATGCTGTAACCTACGTTTGTGCCAGGCTTGCCGGGTTTGCCGATGCGGAAGCGGCGACGGTGGCCTATGCCGCGCAGTACGTGGATGACGCCACCAATAGCGGCGTGGTCCGATTTGATAATGGGGCCCAGTTTAAGCGGATGAGTTCGGCGCACAAGCTGTTTGACTATCGGAATTTTCAGAATCTTGCCAATTCCCAGGTCTGGATTCCGTTTCACTTTTTGCCAGGAAATGGTGGGATGCCGGCTGATCGTTCGCCCAGTGGGGGATTTATTGAGAAGTTGATCTGTCGGGCCAATAGTCCGATCGCCCAGGATATGGTGCGGGAATGTATTGTGGAGCGCCATTCGCCCTATGCGCTCCAACGATTAGGGATTACGATGCATGTCTATGCCGATACCTGGGCGCATCAGGGGTTTGTCGGGGTGAATCACCGCGTAAATGAAGCGCGAAATCTGGTGGATGGCCAGGGGCAAGTTGATCGGCGTTTGCTCGATCGACTCAAGGGTTACTTTATTGGTGAAGCCTTGCCCTTGGGCCATGGTGCCGTATTGGGTAATCCGGATAAACCATTTTTGCGTTGGGGCTATACCAACGGCCGGGGCGAGCGCATCCAGCGGGATAATCTCCGTGACTTTGTGGCGGCGGCCGTCGCGTTATGCGATGCAATGAAACGGTTTCATTTGGGCGAACCAGCCGGGGTGGTGTCACCAATGTTGGAGGCTGATCGCCAAATGATCGCGGCCCTATTTGCTAACGTGACCGAACATAGTAGCCATCGGCGGCATAAACAATGGGCGACAGCCATTGCCGCAGGGAAATTTTCCTTTGGACCCGCTAATATTACCTATATTCCTAAGGGTAAGGGATCGTGGAAGCATCAGGCGCTCGGAACGGAAAAAGCTCTCGATCGTAGCAGTGATATCTTTCCCTATCGCGATAGCTTTTTGACCAGTGACTGGAAGCGGTTTCATGATGCCTTACAAGCTCACCATTTCTATGTAATTCATGAGTTGCTACCGCAATATGGCATTTGTGTTGCTTAGTTTTCTGACATTGTGACGGATGAATCCAGATCTTTTATCTAGTGTGATTTTACTGAATCTATTTCTGCTTCTATTTTCGTTGATTTTATCGTTCTGCATATCTTTATGTGAGTTGATCGCGATGTGTTTATCTTGACTTGGCCGATGAAAAGCGATCGAAACTTTCTGGCAATCGGTCAAAAAGTCCAGCTGCAAGTTTTGGTGGCAATTCCCCTGGATGTTGACGCAGGATAAATGTTTTGTGCGATCGCTGTCGGTGAATGAGCCGTTCTACCTGTAGCTGCTAGTGGGGATGATTTACTCGGATAATTATTGGATTATCGCTGCGGGGCATTGTGCCTTATTAAGAAAGAAATCGAGAACGCCTTCGGAATTAATGCGCCGGTTACAATTTTTCCATAGCCTGAAAAACACCTGCCAACATTGGATTAGAGCGATTGCGCCTGGGCGGGCGGAGGGTAATATTCACGAGAGGTATAAAACAACACATCAAAAGCTTTTCGAGAGGCTGTAGATTGGCTTTACCCAAGACGTGTTTTCCTGTTGTTTCTGATTACAGCCACCAACAGACATAGCCATGATTTACGACAGCCACGGTGATCCCTATACCGATGTTACGGATATTTTGTACGCGTTGTTCGAGTGCAACAACTATGACATGACGATTCCCAAGCTAATCCATGCGGTGGCGGAGATTGCGGCGGAAACGACGATCGATGATTTTGAATCATCGGAGTACATTGCGCTGACAAACCAGGCAGTTGAACATCTGCGAATTGCCCGCACCGCAAGCCATCTGGCGGATTTAACACCAATGCATCAGGCTGGTTGACCTCGCTGTAAAACGGCTGCTTCTTCGTTCTACACCGCCACATGTTCGATATCATTTGAGCTGTTGGCTGACCTCGTCGTCGGCTAACTCTTCTAGGCTATCCAATAAGGTCATCATTTGTTCATAATCAGTATGCTTAATCTGACTTGCATCCTGAACTCCAATGAGTAATGTGATCTCGATCGTGAGCGCTGCAATCGTTGGTGCGGCAAAAATCTTTGATAGGGGGAGTTCAACCTGAAACTCCTGCCGAATCATCGAAATCATTTGTGTTGCCAGGAGTGAATGTCCCCCGAGCATAAAGAAGTTGTCGTTGATGCTCACTTCCTCAAGTTTTAACAGTGTGCACCAAATCTGGCTCAGTTGGGTTTCCATCGGTGTTCGCGGTGCGACGCAATCAACGGCGCGATCGCGCTGGGACCAATTCACGGCTGGGAGGGCGCGGCGGTCAATTTTGCCGTTGGGTGTCAGCGGTAATGCTTCCATGGGGACGAAAGCCGCAGGCATCATATAGTCTGGCAGTTTGTCTTGTAAATCATGGTAGAGCTGATTGGATAATTGGGGCTGAGGTACTGTTGGCACAACATAAGCAATCAGTCGCGGATCTTGTGCATTTTCCGTATCGGCAATCACCACCGCTTGCTGCACAATATCGCATTCAAATAAAGCCGTTTCGATCTCCGAAGGCTCCACCCGGTAGCCGCGAATTTTGAGCATAAAATCTTTGCGACCCAGATATTGAAGACAGCCATCTGATCGCCATTGCCCTAAGTCACCCGTACAGTAAATCTGGCTTTGGGCATCCTCTGGGTCTGGGAGAAATTTCTGGCGCGTGAGTGCTAGATCGCGCCAGTAACCGGGTGAAAGATAGCGACTTCTGACGGCGATTTCGCCAGGACCATTGTGCGTCACTGGCTGGCGGTGCTCATCTAACAAGAGAATTTCCTTATCCAGCACTGGATAACCCACTGGGACAATGGGATCAGGCAATTCGGTCTGGGGACTAATCAATAACCTTGTTGCCATCGTCGTTTCGGTCGAAGAAAAGCGCTGCACTAAAACGCAAGGCGCGGCAAAGTATTTCCAGAACCGTTCGACATCGCGGCGGTATAGTCGGCCCGAGGGATTAACCTGACGCAAATGCGGAAATTGCTTAGGGCTACTGTTTGCCATGGTGTCAAGCCACTGTTGAAACACGGCGACGGGCAAATGGAACATGCTAATTGCTTCCTGCTGTAGCCAAGTTGTCAGGTTGGCGATTCCCCCTGTTTTAAAATCATAGAGACAGAGTGTTGCACCATTGAGCAGCGCATTGAAGATATCGCTAACTGATGTGCCAAACCCACAGGAATAGAGCAATGCGATTTTGTCACCAGCCTGAATTTGATAATCGTTCGTTTCTAACCAAACCCGATGTAGGACACCTTGATGACTGCGTTTGACACCCTTGGGTTGACCGGTTGAACCAGAAGTATAGAAAACGGCGGCTAAAGCCTCGGGGGCGATCGCTAAGTTCAAATTACGACTGTCAATCGTTTCATTTAATGCCTCGAGATTAATAATTTGGCAATCGCGACTCGATACGTTAACGGCTAAGTCCCAATGTTGATGATTGGTGATAATCAGCCGGGGTTGGAGATCCGCAAGAATGCGATTGAAGCGCCCAGTTGGTAAGCTGGGTTCAAGCACAACGTAGGCTTTCCCAGCTTTCAAGATGCCTAGAATCGCGATCAAGAGTGGCGCATCGTGATTCAGCAGCACAACGACGGGTGTTTGATCCGTTGTCGCCCGTTGTTGTAGGCTCCGGGCCAAACGATTAGCGATTTGATTGACGGTGTTATAGGTAATGCAGTTGCCCTGACTCGTGAGCGCAATCCGTTGGCCAAATCGCTGGGCAATCCGGTCAAACCGAGCACTAATCGATTGCTCAATTTCCGATCGTTGGAACCCCACATATTGATCGGTGCATGACTCGATCGAATGCATATCCATTGCTTAATTTATCTCCCTGCCATTGTTCAATCTAACTCTTTGCCTGTCACTTACTGCGTAATCCAATGTTTATCGTGGTTTAGGGGTTGGCTAACTGATCGATAAACCCACTATCGTTAAGATCTTGGATGATTCGACGATCGGCAATATCCGTTGGTTTGACCTTGGCGGCGGCGGGGTTTTTGGTGGCTAAATTTGTGAGTATGGCTTGAATCCCATCAAGGGTGGGATAAGGTTTGTTCGATAAGGCTTTGTCGATCAGCCGCGTATAGGCTTCGTCCAGAGCTGCCGCATCATCTTTGACATCCAGCAACATATACTTGGCCATGACGGCTTTTGTCCCCGCTGGGTCTTGTTTCATCCGGACGATCGCTTCGACATTAGCTTTGACAAAGGCTTGACTCACGTCCGGGTGTTTCGCTAAATAAGCCCGGGTCGTAGCCAAGCTGGTATGTTGAAACGGTAAATTGAGCGATGCCAGATCGAGTAATTCACGATATCCGCGTTTTCGCGCGGTGAGGGTATTGGGCGGACTTACGACGGTACTAGCGATTTGGCCACTTTCCATCGCTACCATCCGCGCGCTTTGGCCCCCGACGGCAAGCACGGTGACATCTTTATTTGGCTTGAGTCCGAGGGATTTTAACGCGATGCGCACTTCGGTATCTGAAGCACCACCGGGTTTACTGATGGCAATGGATTTACCCCGTAAATCGTCAACGGTTTTGATCTCAGGTCGGGCAATCAAGGTTGTGACATAGGTATTAAATAAACCAGCAATAATGACTAAGTCCTGTTCTGCTACTACGGCATTGACGATCGCCGGGCCGGAAATTTGGCAGAAATCCATTTCGCCTGCGATCATTGCGGCGGCGGCAGAAGAACCACCGGTAATTGCCGTGAGCTTAACGTCTAGCCCATATTTTTTAAATAGACCTTTATCTTGGGCGTACCAAACCACCGCCTGATTGCCAGAATTTCCACTAAAACAAACATTGGCTTGGGTTAGGTCAGAATTGCCTGGAGCGGTTGCTGATTTGGGGGTACAGCCACTACTGAAGCAAGTGAGACTAAGCAGGATGGCGAATAAGCGGGATTTAGTATTCATATATTTAGCATTCATATAATTTATCTCCAGTACATTCGTGTTTGAATCGTATATTGACTGACGTCGATGCAATTTTTATGTGGGTGGTTTAGGTCGCCACCGTTCAAAATATCGTTCTACCAATTTGAGTAATTCCGTCAGGATATATCCCGTGCTTGACAGCACAATGATACCCACAAAGACTTTGTCGGTTTGAAATGTGGCACCAGCAACGCTGATCATATGTCCCACACCAGCCGTTGAGGCGATTAACTCACCGACTACCACGCCGACTAATCCCCGCCCAATGGCCAAACGCATACCGGCGATGATGTAAGGGATAGAAGCGGGAATTGCGAGGGTGGTGAAGACCTGACGATCGCTCGCACCAAAGGAACGTGCGCATTTTAGCAGCAGTGGATCGAGGGTTTTAATGCTCGTGATGGTATTAATTAGAACCGGGAAAAATGCCCCGAGGAAGACAACGGCAATTTTGGAATTAATGCCAATCCCAAGCCACAGGATTAACAGCGGGAGCAGTGCGACTCGTGGGGTAGCGTATAGGGCCGAAATAAATGGGTCAAACAGCGCATAGAGCCGCCGATACCAGCCTAAACTAATGCCAGCCGGGACACCGAGTAAGATCGCGAGGATAAATCCGGCACTAAACTCGATACTACTGACCCGAATATCATTTAAGAACCCGTTGGCAAATAACCACTGAGCGGCCCGCCAAATCCGGCTCGGTGAACTGATAAAAATTGGTTGAATCAGTCCCGATCGGGAGATCGCTTCCCAGGCGAGCAGAAAACTAATGACCGCAAGTAGCGACAAGAGTTTGTCTTCATATGCCTTGAGCCATTGATGGTGGCGGAACGATCGCTGGCCACTGGCTAAATTAATTCCAGACTTGTCTGGTTTGACATGATGCGTAGATTTCTTGGGCGGCATTACATCGGACCTCGCAGCGGGCTCGGCGTCGGCAATGGGGCCGATGTCGGGGGCATGAGCAATTGCCAGATTTTGTCTTCAATTGCCAGAAAGTCCGGTTGACGTTTTAGACTGAGGGGGCGTGGCCGGGCAAAGGGAATGGGGATGACTGAGCGGATTTGGCCCGGACGCGGTGACATAACAATCACCTGATCGGCGAGAAAAATTGCTTCGCTAATTTGATGCGTAACGTATAGAGCGGTGTTGCCGGTTTCGAGCCAAATGCGTTGGATTTCGCCTTGCATATACTCCCGGCTTTGGGCATCGAGGGCGGAAAGGGGTTCGTCGAGCAGTAGGAGGCTCGGACTAATCGCCAGGGCACGGGCTAAATTAACGCGCTGCTGCATTCCCCCGGATAGCTCATGGGGAAAGCTTTCCTCAAATCCTTGAAGCCCGACTAAATCGATAAAATACTGGGCTCGTTGACGGGCTGTTTGGCGATGGCAACCCTTGATTTCGAGGCCATAGATGACGTTATCGACGATCGTCCGCCAGGGGAGTAGGGCTGGCGATTGAAATACCATGGCACAGTCATGGCCGGGCTGGCGAATGACTTGCTCATTCCATGAGATTTGGCCCGATGTGGGCGATCGAAGTCCGGCAATCAAATTTAGCAGTGTGGTTTTGCCACAGCCGCTTGGCCCGACAATCGCGACAAAGCGGCCTGCTTCAATGCTGAAATTAATTTCTTGAAGTGCTGGGACAGGTTGGGAATGACGTTTTTGCTGATACTCCTGGGAGACATTACAGACATCAAGTTTTGGCATATCAAGACAAGTTCTGGCGCGCAGGATGTTGAATAATAGTCCGCTGTAAAAATATGTTTTTGATTTGATAATTGAACGGAAAAGGGGGCTTGTTCAATTCAAAATCGTGGGCATTGCCCCATTATTAAAGCATTATTTTTTAACTAGACCATATTTGCTCTAGGCGTCATCTGGAATCTTCACTGTGGTTTTGCACGGGCGATCGACCAACTTGGCAATTCATCATGACGAATGTGCTGTCGATCGATAAAAACAAACCGCCAGCATCGACCTT
Above is a window of Romeriopsis navalis LEGE 11480 DNA encoding:
- a CDS encoding phosphoribosyltransferase; its protein translation is SRIFDQPLAILSTSSYRGESHERSTLVFADDLTKTTQHLGSHILLVDDLVDSGITLQKTLPWLNHKYGFYVEEVRTAVLWYKDCACIKPDYYVKHLPNNPWIHQPFERYEQMQPQALVKLD
- a CDS encoding AEC family transporter, with the translated sequence MPLVMGVLIGWLASYWLPKQTPVYLGKGLFLFGVPISVFVFLRQTDRSDSIWLAGVAAWGAMLTGLGLMYWWLRWGKPKHNRLTAARSTQGTILLASMVGNTGYLGLPIALSLFGNTGFAWALFYDLLGTTLGAYGVGAMIASRYGPGKPGSSSTLPRIWQNPTLWTFMLALIYQDPLPEFVEQGLRSIAWGAISLALILIGMRLGQLTSLHQIRQTAIPLGLKMLLLPLLIWGITAPLPIPTIAKQVIVLQTAMPPAFATLVLAESYSLDPEFAVALIATGTGGLLFTLPLWLWLTGLLG
- a CDS encoding M15 family metallopeptidase, whose protein sequence is MSNPGLPRKSSSRRQSSEFASFDDIPEAEREAVDLPSGPSANKMAWFGITAIGLLIGGIGILTLSRLASAPASNAAKVLTSKPASKAELAKAKPAPDGRVLNHYPYKEAAQGNLDPVTADNSIQLHYKAAKAYKQMAADARVDGVLLVPLSGFRSTQIQEDLFFNVSRERNQRPQERASVSAPPGHSEHHTGYAMDIGDANVPAVNLSQNFESTAAFRWLQANAARYSFELSFPKGNEQGVSYEPWHWRFVGDSESLATFYKAREVKPQAN
- the crtD gene encoding C-3',4' desaturase CrtD, with translation MSTAASHSQAQTVVVVGAGIGGLTAAALLAHRGYQVKVFDQAIVPGGCASTFKRQGFTFDVGATQVAGLEPGGIHQRIFAELGIDLPESVPCDPACAVMLPGETTPINVWRDPVKWQAERERQFPGSGPFWQLMADLFKVSWEFQGRDPVLPPRNPWDLWQLIQALRPATLITLPHAFSTVGDVLRSLGLDGDQRLKTFLDMQLKLYSQVDADETAMLYAATAMAVSQEPCGLYHLQGSMQVLSDRLVEALVRDGGSLAMRHTVTAMSVNQDRVTSVTVRNQKTNETWVEKADHVVANVTVQDLMRLLGEQAPAGYQRRVDKLSPASGAFVLYLGVDEAAVPDDCPPHLQFLYDPTGPIGENNSLFVSVSHNGDGRAPVGKATIIASSFVETQAWRGMSSEQYAQMKQQYTDEAIAKLGQYFNLDGTIVCQEAATPRTFAHFTAREAGVVGGVGMRLSTFGPFGFANRTPIRQLWLVGDSTHPGEGTAGVSYSALTVARQIAES
- a CDS encoding glycosyltransferase family 2 protein, translating into MYFVLLKSITLLLTGLSGFLLLLCLLLLLETIAFLLPPRAVQHQSLGPQPRAAIVIPAHDEEAVLAETLAPLTQLPYPIVLVADNCSDRTATIGRNFGALVIERHNPYLLGKGYAMDFGIDFLSKTPPDVVLFLDADCQVPNAEVMQLIDYAIQFQRPIQSAYVMRLPSEPTSKHRVSVFAFKFKNQVRMHGLSRLGGPTVLAGSGMAFPWHTLENVNLASGAIVEDMKLGIDLAISSRPVLFYPHATVTSVLPQKTTAVNSQRTRWEHGHLQSIGTYVPKLLVASLRQRRGDLLLLAWDLCIPPLSLMVMLWAMSLGVITLAYSFGMAELAFNLILMAGVMLLSAILLAWQRIGRTDLPLRDLLRIPFYVLGKVPLYLRFMTDRQEAWERTERDRVESSSSISLSSKN
- a CDS encoding DUF6765 family protein, giving the protein MQIDFHHAVTYVCARLAGFADAEAATVAYAAQYVDDATNSGVVRFDNGAQFKRMSSAHKLFDYRNFQNLANSQVWIPFHFLPGNGGMPADRSPSGGFIEKLICRANSPIAQDMVRECIVERHSPYALQRLGITMHVYADTWAHQGFVGVNHRVNEARNLVDGQGQVDRRLLDRLKGYFIGEALPLGHGAVLGNPDKPFLRWGYTNGRGERIQRDNLRDFVAAAVALCDAMKRFHLGEPAGVVSPMLEADRQMIAALFANVTEHSSHRRHKQWATAIAAGKFSFGPANITYIPKGKGSWKHQALGTEKALDRSSDIFPYRDSFLTSDWKRFHDALQAHHFYVIHELLPQYGICVA